One Hordeum vulgare subsp. vulgare chromosome 4H, MorexV3_pseudomolecules_assembly, whole genome shotgun sequence DNA window includes the following coding sequences:
- the LOC123448061 gene encoding uncharacterized protein LOC123448061, whose translation MCPLRVILIFLSATIAGFFLLRGLNAEPDLFQDDAAAAVAGNDDDDDEGSPREPAPLHSKVASAAKTGFWTMVDMASGRYLWRTLVAPPAKSESEKAR comes from the exons ATGTGCCCGCTGAGGGTGATACTCATCTTCCTCTCCGCCACCATCGCcggcttcttcctcctccgggGCCTCAACGCCGAGCCGGACCTGTTCCAGGACGACGCAGCCGCCGCCGTCGCggggaacgacgacgacgacgacgaggggtCGCCCAGGGAACCCGCGCCGCTCCATTCCAAG GTCGCATCTGCCGCGAAGACAGGATTCTGGACGATGGTGGACATGGCAAGCGGGCGGTACCTTTGGAGGACCCTTGTTGCACCACCGGCAAAATCTGAATCCGAGAAGGCCCGGTGA